The following nucleotide sequence is from uncultured Desulfovibrio sp..
ATGCCCTGGCCGGGGCGGGAGTAAGAAACCCAGATGCCCATGCCCATGAGGTCGGTGCCGTAATATTCCTTGCTGTTGGCAAAAACCGCCACCTTACACTGCTGGGGCGAAACCGAGCGGCTGGCCTCAGCCACGGCATGCCAGACCTTTTCGCTCTGCGGCGAGGCAAAATCGAGCAGTACCAATACTTCGTGAGGAGCCTTGGGCTCGCCGAAAAATACGGGGTATATCTCGTTTTTCCACTGGGGCCGATAGGCAGCTTCGCCCTCAATGGAGCTAACACGCCCGCCCATTTTTTGCAGCATGGCCTGGCTCTCTGCATCGCTCGTGCGCAGGTTGGGCAAGGAAGTACGCAGGTAGGGGTTAAAAGCGTTGGCCTTGGCGTTCTGCACCCCAGCCGCAAGGTTTACTTTTTCTTTAGGGCCGGAATCGCCCGTGCCCATAGCGCCGCATCCCCCCAACAACAGACCTGAAACCAGTATAGCCGCCAAAAATCCGCGCATACGTCACCTCTTCTCCCAGCCAGCGGCAAGGGATTGCACGGCATCCTCAAGATGCCGCAGCCATATTTCAGCCACATCGGCGTATTCCGCCGTCCCCATGAGCACGGGCAGGCATTGGTGGCCCTGGGCCTCAATGCGACTGCGCCAACTGTGCCCGTTCTCGCCCGCCATGTCCTCCAGAGCATGGCGGCCCACAACCGATAAAAGCGGCATAAGCCATACCCGGCGTGAAGCGAGATTGGGCAAAATACTTTCAAGCGTCACAGCGCCGTTCATGGCCCCCACATGCACGCGGCTGTCAAGCTCCTGCACAGCGCGGGCCAGATCCACATAGCGGGCAACCGCCTCGTGTTCCGCGCCGTGCCCCATAAAGACAACGTCTTCATCTGCGCCGCGCTCTGCGGGCAGATGCCGCACCAGCGCCCGCGCCGTCGCGCGCACATCACCCGCCGTGGCGAGCAGGGGCGCGCCAATCCGGCAAAGCAGGTGCTCGTGCTCGGCGGCTTCTTCAACTGCGGCGCGCACATCACCATGCTCCTGACCGGGTATGGTCTGCAAGGGCTGCACCGCCACGGCCTCGAACCGCTCAAGCCCAAGACGGCACACTGCTTTAAAAACAGAATCACTCTTCTGGCGGGCCTGCGCCATGCGTTCGCGCAAGAGCAGCGAAGTATAGGCCCAGCGTACCGGAATACCGGGATAACGCTGGCGCACAAGGGCGTCAAACCCCTTGAGGGCGTTCTGCCCCTGCGAGCTGCTTGCGCCAAAGGCGACCAGAAGAATAGCGTGTCTCATGGGGCTTTTTTGTACGTCACTTGCGCCCTTGAAGCAAGGAGGCCATCTGCGGCGGGCAATGCCCAAGCGGCTTCGTATGAAATTGATGTTGACCTGCCTGTATTGTATTGACCCCGGCATCAATGCGAGGATAATGTGCCGGAGAATGGCCTGGATACCGCCAGCACAGCGCTGGCGGGCAAACATTGGGGGTCGCATGGCAAAAGCTCTGGTACTTGGGGGGGCAACTGGCCTTCTGGGCCAGGCCCTGACGCGAGTGCTCAAAGCCCGCGAGTGGGAAGTTGCAACACTTGGCCGCCAAAACGGCAATC
It contains:
- a CDS encoding sirohydrochlorin cobaltochelatase; the protein is MRHAILLVAFGASSSQGQNALKGFDALVRQRYPGIPVRWAYTSLLLRERMAQARQKSDSVFKAVCRLGLERFEAVAVQPLQTIPGQEHGDVRAAVEEAAEHEHLLCRIGAPLLATAGDVRATARALVRHLPAERGADEDVVFMGHGAEHEAVARYVDLARAVQELDSRVHVGAMNGAVTLESILPNLASRRVWLMPLLSVVGRHALEDMAGENGHSWRSRIEAQGHQCLPVLMGTAEYADVAEIWLRHLEDAVQSLAAGWEKR